The Elaeis guineensis isolate ETL-2024a chromosome 3, EG11, whole genome shotgun sequence region GCGGTGCTCCATGTTGCTAGGAATGGattgtatctttcatgcaaaagaaagATTCATTTTCATTCGAGTCCATCGTTGGATCACCCACAGTATATATCTCAAATTACGCCCTGAACTCCATCATTCATATATCTGTACGGATCTGAACGGTGGGTTCGTCTAAAGGATGTGCATCCTTCACTCGCGCAATGGTTACACCCCTGACCCTGCTGGTGGAACAGGCGAGATTGGTATCTCCTATGAAAATTAGCGCGTCAATATACTACGGTTGACAGCGGGGATATCTGTGGGCGACAAAAATGCCATGAGCACGTGGAGTACCCCTTCCCGTGCGTTATCCCTGATCACACTTGTCAGGTGGTCGGACTGAATAGATCCTCGCAATCTTCAATGCACATGGACTTCTTATTTTACTATATTTAATagaaatcttatgatgaaaaaataataataataaaaaaaatcatacatgcagCCCTTTCCAtcctcaaaatatattttttaaaaatatatattatatggcTAAAAAATACATACTAAATAAATTAGCTATAGCAAATCAATACATATATTTAAGtaaatcaataaataatttttaaaatataatatttatatataattaaataatatatatttaacaaattaatgatctaataatcaaatatACAGCTTCAAGTGAATAGATATATAGTTTTTTAAACatcatatttattaatatatattataaatttatttaatatatatttaataatgatataatatatatctttaataaatcgatatatatatttaggatatattttttatctaaaatatgtattaaatcacTACtagatatgtatcaaaaattttatgcTATATATCAGTAAGTAGGCAAGTATATATCATCTTACTATGTAATGTGTGTTGatgaatatgatattttaaaaattatatatcaattttttgaagttatgtatcaaaattttagatgactaatttattaaattatgtaTTATCTAACCGTATACTATGTATTAGACtgtaaattatatatcaattatctataaatatatattaatttttttgataattaatttattcaatatatattatttgatcatatatatatatatatatttttttttttgaaaataaaaaaagagtatgtcaattttttttttaatcatccgattctattagtaaaaaaatattttaatttttaaatttttttttgatgggtaTTAAAAAAATGATGGCAAGGTCGGAAGTTcactccatatttttttttttatggtgctcGCCCCATATGAATTTGTTCATAAATTATAACTATTCTTTTATttctaatatatatgtatgtagataCAGTAGATCGTCAAACCGCACGTTGCAATTTCTTGTGGTCTACGATTCCTTTCGGAGAGGGCTGGTCGGTGCGGATTCTGGTAGATTACCGCCGAGGTATAAGATAGCCGCCAAACTAGTACGTTGAGTAGCATGGCAATAAGGTACATGTGTCCTCCTGTTACTCATGAGATGTTTGGCCAATTACGGGATGCCACATCAAATTCAGACCAGTTTAATAATTAATTTGGGCCTTCACGTGTTCAAAATGCGCAAGCGGCTGGTGCTCACGAGGcatcatataaatttaaaatagttaaATATTTGTTTCATATAATTAAAGTagctaaatttatttaatatttaaaaaaaattcagaaaaaccgTGCAGAAAAGTTTATCTAAccaataattattaatttaataacatCAACATTAATTAACTTTTTTTATTCAAATCCAACAAATTGCATTAATCTTCTTTTACCACATTTAAGAGAATTATTGGTGCACACAACCGAAAGCCATAGCATTACTTTTAACATAGAGTTTCTAAAATAGGTTTATTTTTCTTATAGCCCTACTAGCATATTTTTATCATGTTTGAATTGAGCTCATTTGATCAATTAGCTGAGACCACTAAAAAAGAACAGGTCCATGAAAACAAGTCGGACACATGTTGAAAATCTACCATACGGAGAAGCTTAAGTTTAGATACCACAAGATGACACCATCATTTGGGTTTGCTCTCATTTTAGGTGAGGTGACCTTGatttataatatatatgacttcaaaTTTAGACTATTAACCATTATTTCTTTTcctaattttaggagacatattTTATTCAAAATCGAAATATGCACACTTGGAAATAATTTAACTAGTAACATTTATATTTGCTACTGACATTCTTGATAACTTTTCAAGTTGCTCAATTGTAGCACATTGTGGTATACATGATAGAGAATGAGTAATGGTGAGATCAAAACGGTACCATGGAAGCTTTTGACCAGCGTTCCTAATGAAAGTTGAATAAATGGTCTGCATGACATCACCATATTATCAAGTCGAGTTTTTTACGTTTCCCACTTCAAAGTAAAGATAAAGATGGATGAATTGATGGTAAATAATGGTCCAAGATGGATGAGGGTTTGCCACAGATAACTCATTCAAGGGACATGGCGACTACACTTACGCACATGGCATGCCTATAGGTAAAGAGAAGAGTGGTCGGtcatgtgcatgagaaaagaaatgtGGATGATTGCGATCCTTTATAAGATTCCTTTACataattcaataaatttattCCTAATTTATAGTGggttctttgattttaattcactCTACAGGAGATTAGAGGTGGCAATTAGGTTAGGTTGAGTCAGGTCAAATACAAATTGAGCCAATCACTTGTCAAATGGGTAAGAAATTCTAAACCCGATTCAAACTTTCTCAATAAACCAACCTGATGTGGATAACATGTTTAATGGATCAAATCAAGTTAAATAAGTTAAATTtatgtaaatatatttatatatctcaAATAAGTTAAACATGTCTTAAAtatgttaaatagattaaacagattaaaccaTTAAATAGATCCAAACAGATTAAATGGGCTGGCACAAATTATGAATTCAACCCATTTAGTAAACGATTAGATTATATAGGTCTGTTTGTGACTTGGAACTATTTCAAAACAAAATTCTTTATACATCGTGGGCGGTATAGAAAATCCGATATGAAGTACACCATCTCATCCGATTGGTTCAATAGTCAccacttttcaatgtgcatttaatgtctgtatgtcgatttttttgtttaaaaattttgtatcataaaatttttttactttttgaaaaaaattatgacatcctgtgtccATAATatgcacaagatgtcataattttttctaaagaacagagatatttcgtcattcaaaattttgaaataaaaagccGATCTGTAGGCATTAAATGTACGTTGAAAAGTAGTTGAACAAAAATTccttttatattatgatatcttaggccatattatgacatcttgggcTATATTATGCCACAGGATCTATAAATTTTTCCAAAAGATAGGAATattttgtcatataaaatttttaaacgaaaaaactgATCTATAAGCATTAAATGCGTATTAAAAAATGATCACTATATGAATAATAGATGAAGTGATGTACTCCGCATCGAATTTTTTACACCGCCCACGGGgacaaagaatttctcctatttcaaATCATATGCAAACCATGACTTCCTATCAGGCACCAGAAGCCCGTCCAAGTAAAACTCGGGGCAGGCCCTACCACAGCTGAACCCAGCCATTTTCTGGCCCGGCCCGGCCCCACCCATATGCGCCTACTTTGACTGGGGAGGAAGCGTCATTTCCACCATCTGATCTGGAGATGGTAGGCTACCTGCAAGAAGGTTACTCATCCGTGAATCTTCCATTCGATATAGCTTCTACAAGGGGTCGAGACTTGCGAGATCGGCGAGCGAGCGAGAAAGCGAGGCGTAGTCCAAAACGGATCGATGCCCAGGTATCAGCTGAAGAACTATTTCTTGGTTTATTTACCAAGATTTCATCTATAATATAATCCCTGTGTGACTTCAGCGTTCCTCTTTCTCCTTGAATAAAGAAAAGTTGGCGAATTATAATGCTGCTGTTATTTTTTATCAAGTGGTTGTTTCTCCACCACTTTATTTAGCCGCTAATCTTATCGTTGCTTTGTTATCTCAAAGTATCATCAACTCGATTGAAGGTCTTCTACTCATGTTACTGTTATCTCCCATGCTTCGGTCTTTTATGCTTTGGATTTATATATGTGTAGGTGTTCTTCTGGGTAGTAAATGCATCTGTTTGTTAGTCTGATGATGGAATTTGAATTTTCGAAATTTTAattggtatatcgatttatgtttTCCTTGTTGTCCGTCAATTAAATTTTGTTTTCCCTTACCTTCCAAAGCCAATTGCTTTAAATTTACCTTGGATGTATTGCTAATTGAGTCTGTTTATAATAGTTTCAGTAATGTGATGGGAGGGCTCAGACCAACCAAGCCATACCATGACACCCAGAGATGGCGAGCAGTTGCTCTGGCATCCTTAGTTCTGGTTTTGGTTACTACCACAATAATTATTAAAGGAAAACCCAGTTCTCTATCCGgtgtttcaaatctaaaatcgaATAGCTTTCATTCTTCCATCCAATTCCAGCCTTCCGTAGAGTTCATGAATGGTACCAATTTGATATGGCAAGTACCCGAGTCACCCAAGGCTGTTCTTTTCCTAGCTCATGGCTGCAATGGCCAAGCTGCCAACTTTTGGGACAAATCTCCTGGCTGCCCAAATTGTGTTGGATTGCCTGAAGAGAGGCTCATCGTGCTCCATGCTCTTGAACGAAGATTTGCAGTCCTAGCAGTGTCTAGTTTGGAAAGGTGCTGGTCATTAGGGAGGGAGAAAGAAAATGTCAAATGGATTATTAAATGGTGGATTGAAAAAAATAAGCTCGAGAAGCTCCCTGCTACGGCTCTTGGGGCGTCATCTGGTGGGTATTTTGTTTCTGCACTTGCTGCTGAGATAAAATTTAGTAGCATTACCATTATGATTGCAGAAGGGCAGTTTGATTCTATGGAAATACCAGAAGGCTAT contains the following coding sequences:
- the LOC105040561 gene encoding uncharacterized protein isoform X2 codes for the protein MPSNVMGGLRPTKPYHDTQRWRAVALASLVLVLVTTTIIIKGKPSSLSGVSNLKSNSFHSSIQFQPSVEFMNGTNLIWQVPESPKAVLFLAHGCNGQAANFWDKSPGCPNCVGLPEERLIVLHALERRFAVLAVSSLERCWSLGREKENVKWIIKWWIEKNKLEKLPATALGASSGGYFVSALAAEIKFSSITIMIAEGQFDSMEIPEGYPPTLFVHMPKDRTRAELIRMNMEALRQKGIPVKEITCLEFPLAPKLLSDRIPGLDQTLAVRLFEVFREKEFIDKNGYMRNDGRVIPWKQAVKQRNLLLKKHELVNHIEEELNLAFAYHEMTSLRSDDIFEWFESHMN
- the LOC105040561 gene encoding uncharacterized protein isoform X1; translated protein: MPSFSNVMGGLRPTKPYHDTQRWRAVALASLVLVLVTTTIIIKGKPSSLSGVSNLKSNSFHSSIQFQPSVEFMNGTNLIWQVPESPKAVLFLAHGCNGQAANFWDKSPGCPNCVGLPEERLIVLHALERRFAVLAVSSLERCWSLGREKENVKWIIKWWIEKNKLEKLPATALGASSGGYFVSALAAEIKFSSITIMIAEGQFDSMEIPEGYPPTLFVHMPKDRTRAELIRMNMEALRQKGIPVKEITCLEFPLAPKLLSDRIPGLDQTLAVRLFEVFREKEFIDKNGYMRNDGRVIPWKQAVKQRNLLLKKHELVNHIEEELNLAFAYHEMTSLRSDDIFEWFESHMN